From the genome of Verrucomicrobiota bacterium, one region includes:
- a CDS encoding energy transducer TonB, producing MNNTDQPNTAYNVSISLMLKSDDYGVKVFEIVEVDEAPVATKTYVPQYPPILKSSRIQGSVSVVFTVDPKGNVRDVEVESSTNRGFNQPAVDSVKRWKFKPGIKNGNPVYTRVRAPMQFNLERN from the coding sequence ATGAATAATACGGACCAACCAAACACAGCTTATAACGTTTCGATTTCTTTGATGCTCAAGTCGGATGACTACGGTGTAAAGGTATTTGAGATTGTGGAAGTAGATGAAGCTCCTGTAGCTACTAAAACCTACGTCCCTCAATATCCGCCGATATTAAAATCCAGTAGAATTCAGGGAAGTGTTTCTGTTGTGTTTACTGTAGATCCAAAAGGAAATGTCAGAGATGTCGAAGTCGAGTCTTCAACAAATAGAGGGTTTAATCAACCAGCTGTTGATTCGGTTAAGCGTTGGAAGTTCAAGCCTGGCATCAAAAACGGTAACCCAGTCTATACTCGCGTTCGAGCCCCCATGCAGTTCAATTTGGAAAGAAATTAA
- a CDS encoding ankyrin repeat domain-containing protein, protein MKYLACAFFLVLVPGIFGSAKLTYKYDEVTYSVDGFDLARPFSIVDGTKKYLPLDGMWGLEILNDSFWDNCHFPKTYELSRDIVSYKDSDASGRYLIRLERDEFPRQFLHSEESPLSFYWEDDQFQSTLVVLGWRSKSRISSVRLFHTNRPVSSFSINHSFKNFRVDEEDLGGHPFICLLNMDTFEPIPGRKNFTMNADYLYRLACIGSDEDFGKLGLPKKQLLKLRIGDNLSLMHGAALYGNMSVLKYLERVGAHNIKEKDYNSVIRYAIFGGKIDSVKFLSDLGHSSIRKLSEAQTPFLDAVHLGHVEIVDFLTDDSKCLTFKGEWGNAAFRSLVAGRPKIYQLLMDKIGDRDFKIETGVTDIEVINLFHPLQNNCSMGSLELVKALFELDEDLVKLINSKHKDFNAVRLAVRSGNPDLVQFLIDKGADLETTFGSNSETLLHFAANEGLPRIIRLLVDAGISINVKDGRGMTPLYTAVLAKKSSSVHELLALNADPNLKPQKGPAPVWMAVIQDERESIKSFIQYGANCALDQNLAMQVMDYALAFDIPEVVEISLDQCLTADFSFTGSVPGISWSTRLEGFGFRNSAKNFLGI, encoded by the coding sequence ATGAAATACCTCGCATGTGCATTTTTCTTAGTGTTGGTGCCAGGAATATTTGGGTCTGCTAAGCTCACTTACAAGTATGATGAGGTAACCTACTCGGTCGATGGTTTCGACCTGGCGAGGCCGTTTTCAATCGTAGATGGTACGAAGAAATATCTTCCATTGGATGGGATGTGGGGACTGGAAATTCTCAATGATTCTTTTTGGGATAACTGTCATTTTCCTAAAACATACGAGCTTTCCCGCGATATCGTTTCATATAAGGATAGTGATGCTTCTGGCCGTTACCTTATCCGCTTGGAAAGAGACGAGTTTCCTCGACAGTTTTTGCATTCTGAGGAATCCCCTTTGTCATTTTATTGGGAGGATGATCAATTCCAATCTACGCTGGTCGTGTTAGGTTGGAGAAGTAAAAGCCGTATTAGCTCTGTCAGGCTTTTTCATACGAATAGACCTGTCTCCAGCTTTTCGATAAATCACTCCTTTAAGAATTTTAGAGTAGACGAGGAGGACTTGGGCGGGCATCCGTTTATATGTCTTTTAAATATGGATACGTTCGAGCCTATTCCCGGACGGAAGAATTTCACAATGAATGCAGATTATCTGTATCGCCTGGCATGTATCGGATCGGATGAGGACTTCGGTAAACTCGGCCTTCCTAAAAAACAATTGTTGAAATTAAGAATAGGGGATAATCTCTCTTTGATGCATGGAGCGGCATTGTACGGAAACATGAGTGTGTTGAAGTATTTGGAGAGAGTGGGAGCTCATAACATTAAGGAGAAGGACTATAACTCTGTAATTCGTTACGCAATATTTGGGGGAAAGATTGATTCCGTAAAATTCCTTAGCGATTTGGGACATAGTTCTATTCGTAAGCTTAGCGAAGCTCAGACGCCTTTTCTCGATGCCGTCCATTTGGGTCATGTCGAGATTGTGGACTTTTTGACGGATGACTCTAAATGTTTAACATTTAAGGGCGAGTGGGGGAATGCTGCCTTCAGGTCCTTGGTAGCAGGAAGGCCGAAAATCTATCAGCTGCTTATGGACAAGATCGGTGATCGGGATTTTAAGATTGAAACTGGGGTGACGGATATTGAGGTCATAAATCTGTTTCATCCCTTGCAGAACAATTGTTCAATGGGGAGCCTGGAACTGGTAAAGGCACTGTTTGAACTGGACGAAGATCTTGTTAAACTCATCAATTCCAAGCATAAGGATTTCAACGCTGTCAGGCTGGCGGTGCGCTCCGGCAATCCAGATCTTGTTCAGTTTTTGATCGATAAAGGAGCAGACCTTGAAACTACTTTCGGATCTAACTCAGAAACGCTGCTACACTTTGCTGCGAATGAAGGATTACCCAGAATTATCAGACTCTTGGTAGATGCGGGCATAAGTATCAATGTGAAGGATGGTCGAGGAATGACACCCCTCTATACGGCGGTGTTGGCCAAAAAATCCAGTTCTGTTCATGAACTCCTCGCTTTGAATGCTGATCCGAATCTTAAACCACAAAAGGGTCCGGCGCCAGTATGGATGGCTGTTATCCAGGATGAGAGAGAAAGTATTAAGTCTTTTATTCAATACGGTGCAAATTGTGCATTGGATCAAAACTTGGCTATGCAGGTGATGGACTATGCTCTGGCTTTCGATATTCCTGAAGTTGTTGAAATATCTTTGGACCAGTGTCTAACCGCCGATTTTAGTTTTACTGGATCTGTACCTGGGATCTCGTGGTCGACCCGGTTGGAAGGGTTCGGTTTCCGAAATTCCGCGAAAAACTTCCTTGGGATTTGA
- the smc gene encoding chromosome segregation protein SMC gives MYLKEVRINGFKSFADYTQLSLEPGVTAIVGPNGCGKSNIADCIRWVLGEQSAKALRGGKMQDVIFEGTDKRKPHSLCEVSLIFSDCEEQLGAGFHEVEIKRSVVRDGASNYYINGKSCRLKDIGKLFMDTGVGQVSYSFMVQGQIDQILSSNPSERRTIFEEAAGITRYKAQRKEALNKLSHVDANLARVTDVIEEVSRQIGSLRRQASKALRYKRVSHRLKHLDLSLSSHEFSEIQASLNSASQHSKEFTGKVETLRKSVSTKELGLEGKRELRTNLYSNLEVSQQGIFDLRSKKDQADNQSKFAQSRIEDVTHRLEQIDVELENLVRRFEEVQNRSQGDVEVRQQQLDLVGNSDEVYQSKTDELSEVQTRIATAEANLLNERRLIGENEVSIARLRTEVSHLEVALKTYEVKQSSLKEDVHRLRDETSVFEKQLLDHDSRSLILESEKTEVNAQLEIEVKSSEGLLGSFRNLQVEIQDMDRQLARMAAHLNVLNDLNKKFEGFSEGAKAVLQGRIDAVVDTREFSLLAKNIEVSSKDTRAVEALLGASLDALLVDSAEIAQSVIKQLEIRKLGKACLQFPVEPLKVGETIDVPEFLIRADSVVDSKEFRTSQALERVLAGCYICEDVEAFLAFWKATPEFAFSRIASRSGDLVDRRGWFVGGHSKNEPDSILERVNQIRDLKTKIGEHETGLEGKRASARGIDEKLEKVKEAIELLKTRKQEIHREESVLESEKRTAEASLGKSRDRLTLLEKNILEIETDRSRSSENLNTSRNKLEGAERAIDEKRSGVDRSEELLRELRDEREQKREALSEVRVELAAKKQQLQSLERSLQEMKDQLVEIESIRLQRNDEKSFLSNQVDELTQQIEEQNVLATELSAELQTAQAASNELREQLMAQEKEISEKEVSLAEDRKELHSYEASLNKEAIILAEKKSQMRYLSEEIMREYDIELAEINWRREYCIANQKLVEKLSLDLEDEDAEAPDPEDMPQIKEPTDLDLENLEEPDWAPIVEEVKVLRKKLHSMGPVNLVAIEEYAELRERHDFLKTQSEDLWNSKDQLLAAIDDINQTSLAQFKETFMQVRENFIFTFDKLFGGGKADLTLQDAEDPLESGIEIIAQPPGTRLKSISLLSGGQRTMTAVALLFAIYMVKPSPFCLLDELDAPLDEANIGRFVDILRQFTKHSQFLIITHNKRTISSADTIYGVTMQERGVSKVISMRFNRDAGSAEEVELATVDA, from the coding sequence ATGTATCTGAAGGAAGTCAGGATCAACGGATTCAAGAGTTTCGCCGATTATACCCAACTATCGCTGGAACCTGGAGTAACCGCTATCGTTGGCCCGAATGGGTGCGGCAAGAGTAATATTGCCGACTGCATTCGGTGGGTTTTAGGCGAGCAGAGTGCTAAGGCGTTGCGTGGTGGAAAGATGCAGGACGTCATTTTTGAGGGGACAGATAAGCGAAAACCTCACTCCCTTTGTGAAGTAAGTCTAATTTTCTCTGACTGCGAAGAACAGCTAGGCGCAGGATTTCACGAGGTTGAAATCAAGCGTAGCGTCGTTCGTGACGGTGCCAGCAATTATTACATAAATGGTAAATCGTGTCGTCTAAAAGACATCGGCAAACTGTTTATGGATACTGGGGTAGGACAGGTGTCATATTCCTTCATGGTCCAGGGCCAGATTGACCAGATTCTTTCCTCAAACCCGTCCGAGCGCCGTACCATTTTTGAAGAGGCGGCGGGTATCACACGATACAAGGCCCAACGGAAAGAAGCGCTCAATAAGCTTTCTCATGTGGACGCCAACCTGGCTCGGGTTACTGATGTTATTGAGGAAGTTTCCAGGCAAATCGGCTCATTGCGTAGACAAGCAAGTAAAGCGCTTCGCTATAAACGTGTTTCTCACAGGCTCAAGCACTTGGATCTTTCGTTAAGCAGTCATGAGTTTTCCGAAATTCAAGCCAGTCTTAATTCGGCAAGTCAGCATAGTAAGGAATTTACGGGTAAGGTGGAAACGCTGAGGAAGTCCGTAAGCACTAAAGAACTTGGGCTTGAGGGAAAAAGAGAATTGAGAACGAACCTATATTCAAATTTGGAAGTCTCTCAACAGGGTATTTTTGATCTGCGATCCAAGAAAGATCAGGCGGACAATCAGTCAAAATTTGCACAATCAAGAATCGAGGATGTCACCCATCGGCTTGAACAAATAGATGTGGAACTGGAAAATCTGGTTCGCCGTTTCGAGGAGGTACAAAATCGATCGCAGGGTGATGTAGAGGTTCGCCAGCAGCAGTTGGATCTCGTTGGTAATTCCGATGAAGTTTACCAATCCAAAACGGATGAACTTAGCGAGGTTCAGACGCGAATCGCTACCGCCGAAGCCAACCTGTTGAATGAACGACGTTTGATTGGTGAAAACGAAGTCTCAATCGCACGGTTAAGGACTGAAGTTTCTCACCTCGAGGTTGCCCTCAAGACTTACGAAGTAAAACAGTCTTCACTGAAAGAGGACGTGCATCGGCTCAGAGATGAAACCAGCGTATTTGAAAAACAACTTCTGGATCACGATAGTCGATCTCTGATTCTCGAGTCTGAAAAAACCGAAGTAAATGCGCAGCTTGAAATAGAGGTAAAATCTTCTGAGGGTTTGCTGGGTAGTTTCCGGAATTTGCAAGTTGAGATTCAAGACATGGATCGGCAATTGGCGCGTATGGCTGCTCACCTCAATGTGCTCAATGACCTGAATAAAAAATTTGAAGGATTCAGCGAAGGGGCAAAGGCCGTGTTACAGGGCAGGATCGATGCGGTTGTAGATACGCGTGAATTTAGTCTCCTGGCCAAGAATATAGAAGTGTCTTCCAAGGATACCCGAGCTGTCGAAGCGCTGTTGGGTGCTTCTTTGGATGCATTACTTGTCGATTCCGCAGAAATCGCCCAATCAGTGATAAAACAGCTTGAGATCCGGAAGCTTGGGAAAGCTTGTCTTCAATTTCCTGTAGAACCACTAAAAGTCGGTGAAACCATCGACGTACCGGAATTTCTTATAAGGGCTGATTCGGTGGTCGATTCCAAAGAGTTTCGCACTTCTCAGGCATTGGAGCGCGTGCTGGCAGGGTGTTACATCTGTGAAGACGTCGAGGCGTTTTTGGCATTTTGGAAGGCAACCCCCGAGTTTGCTTTTTCTCGAATCGCTTCGAGATCGGGTGATTTGGTCGACCGTCGAGGATGGTTCGTTGGTGGCCATAGCAAAAATGAACCAGATAGTATACTTGAGCGAGTGAACCAGATTCGTGATCTAAAAACCAAGATCGGTGAGCACGAAACTGGATTGGAAGGAAAGCGTGCATCTGCCCGGGGGATCGATGAAAAACTTGAAAAGGTGAAGGAAGCGATTGAATTGCTTAAAACCCGAAAACAAGAAATCCACCGTGAAGAATCTGTTCTTGAATCTGAAAAACGCACGGCAGAAGCGTCTTTGGGAAAAAGCCGCGACCGCTTGACGCTTCTGGAAAAAAATATTTTGGAAATTGAGACTGATCGATCTCGATCGTCAGAGAATCTCAATACTTCGAGAAACAAGCTTGAGGGGGCTGAAAGAGCCATCGATGAAAAACGTTCGGGCGTTGATCGATCGGAAGAATTGCTTCGTGAACTCCGGGACGAGCGTGAACAAAAACGGGAAGCGCTTTCTGAGGTTCGAGTCGAATTGGCTGCAAAGAAGCAGCAACTGCAAAGTCTTGAGAGAAGCCTTCAGGAGATGAAGGATCAGTTAGTTGAAATCGAAAGTATTCGGCTTCAGCGCAATGATGAAAAAAGTTTTCTAAGTAACCAAGTTGATGAGCTGACTCAACAGATAGAGGAGCAAAATGTCTTGGCAACTGAACTATCGGCTGAGTTACAAACAGCCCAGGCTGCAAGCAACGAGTTGCGTGAGCAGTTGATGGCTCAGGAAAAAGAAATTTCTGAAAAGGAGGTGAGTCTGGCTGAAGACCGCAAAGAGCTTCACTCCTATGAAGCATCCCTCAATAAGGAGGCGATCATTCTGGCCGAAAAGAAGTCCCAAATGCGTTATCTTTCGGAAGAAATCATGCGTGAGTATGATATTGAATTGGCAGAGATCAATTGGCGCCGCGAGTATTGTATCGCAAATCAAAAACTAGTCGAAAAATTATCTTTGGACCTCGAAGATGAGGATGCGGAAGCTCCCGATCCGGAAGATATGCCTCAGATTAAAGAGCCTACTGATCTAGACCTGGAAAATTTAGAAGAGCCTGATTGGGCTCCAATAGTGGAAGAAGTGAAAGTGCTTCGCAAAAAGCTTCATTCAATGGGTCCAGTCAATCTGGTAGCTATCGAAGAGTATGCTGAATTACGCGAACGTCATGATTTTCTGAAAACGCAGAGCGAGGATCTATGGAATTCGAAGGACCAACTTCTCGCCGCGATCGACGACATTAATCAAACGTCGCTGGCTCAGTTTAAAGAAACCTTCATGCAGGTGCGTGAGAACTTCATTTTTACCTTTGATAAATTGTTTGGTGGCGGAAAAGCCGATTTAACTCTTCAGGATGCTGAGGACCCTCTCGAATCTGGAATCGAAATTATTGCACAACCTCCCGGCACTCGATTGAAGTCAATTTCCTTACTGTCAGGGGGGCAAAGAACCATGACAGCTGTCGCCCTTCTCTTCGCGATTTACATGGTAAAACCAAGTCCATTCTGCCTATTGGACGAATTGGACGCGCCGTTGGATGAAGCGAATATCGGACGTTTCGTGGATATATTGCGCCAATTTACCAAGCACTCTCAGTTCCTGATCATCACTCACAATAAACGTACTATTTCGAGTGCTGATACCATTTACGGTGTTACCATGCAGGAACGCGGAGTTAGTAAGGTGATTTCGATGCGTTTCAACCGCGATGCAGGTTCGGCTGAGGAAGTGGAACTGGCAACTGTGGATGCGTAA